Proteins encoded by one window of Paenibacillus urinalis:
- a CDS encoding acyltransferase: MKKPRIEELTPLRGLAFLAIVMQHSLAEYIYRADILAPDSTMLMIVYHLTRFGTPTFVFLSAVLLFYNYEKKLHYSSFIRKRFGDIYVPFLLWTVLYWLSVRLTAGTNWLSADTWTSLVSEWFVPQAGYQLWFVIMVFQFYLLFPLFRKAALFLKSRLTPLDPTRQNRTVVTIIVLTGAAYAYLLYLSYYEMGAWAAEAGGITQTLLGYRSYSFIMYFFYFILGALVAFMLEKFRKWILKIMPWTAFLSIALFTLLAYDVLRGSSDVMNLNISTYLKPQTFALILTQMFLLYGFMLVISPQSRFRKLFTWIGRYSYGGYLVHAMVIYGIAFFTRPMELSGYHLPVTIVTFLLTVIVSLLISFGLSKLPGSRYLVGLARRPKNKTARDKDKTVPAEGAVL, translated from the coding sequence TTGAAAAAACCTAGAATCGAGGAGCTGACACCTCTACGGGGACTCGCGTTCCTCGCGATTGTGATGCAGCACAGCCTCGCGGAATATATATACCGGGCGGATATACTTGCGCCAGATTCCACCATGCTTATGATTGTGTATCATTTGACAAGGTTCGGTACACCGACATTCGTGTTCCTGTCCGCCGTACTTCTGTTCTATAACTATGAGAAGAAGCTGCACTATTCAAGCTTTATCCGCAAAAGATTCGGAGATATTTATGTCCCGTTCCTGTTATGGACAGTTCTATACTGGCTGAGTGTAAGACTGACGGCTGGCACCAACTGGCTGAGTGCTGACACCTGGACAAGCCTTGTTAGTGAATGGTTTGTTCCTCAAGCCGGTTATCAGCTGTGGTTCGTCATCATGGTATTCCAGTTCTATCTGCTGTTTCCGCTGTTCCGGAAAGCCGCTCTGTTTCTGAAGAGCAGACTGACTCCTCTCGATCCGACGCGGCAGAACCGTACGGTTGTTACTATTATCGTACTCACTGGCGCTGCCTATGCTTATCTGTTATACCTGTCTTATTACGAGATGGGCGCTTGGGCAGCAGAAGCAGGCGGGATAACCCAAACACTGCTAGGGTACAGATCTTATTCTTTTATTATGTATTTCTTTTATTTTATTCTTGGTGCACTGGTTGCCTTCATGCTCGAAAAATTTCGCAAATGGATACTCAAAATTATGCCCTGGACTGCGTTCCTGTCCATCGCCTTATTCACACTGCTCGCTTATGATGTGCTTCGCGGCTCTTCTGATGTGATGAACCTGAACATATCTACCTATTTGAAGCCTCAGACCTTTGCTTTGATTTTGACACAGATGTTCCTGCTGTATGGATTCATGCTTGTCATCTCGCCGCAGAGCCGTTTCCGCAAGCTGTTTACATGGATCGGAAGATATTCATACGGCGGTTATCTTGTCCATGCCATGGTCATTTACGGCATCGCATTCTTCACTAGACCAATGGAGCTGTCTGGATATCATTTGCCGGTAACGATCGTCACATTCCTGCTTACCGTCATCGTATCGCTGCTCATCAGCTTCGGCTTGTCCAAGCTGCCTGGATCAAGGTATCTGGTAGGACTTGCGCGCAGACCTAAGAACAAGACCGCGAGAGACAAGGACAAGACGGTCCCGGCAGAAGGTGCTGTGCTCTGA
- a CDS encoding response regulator transcription factor has protein sequence MNKPYQVLIADDEPIIREGISESVDWASLGMEVIGLAEDGAEALELVLERGADLVLVDMNMPIMNGISFIQALREQKQECRCIIITGYDEFSYAQQAIRLGVEEYILKPVETDELMSVLQRIKASLDEEQLEKEKQASAREHLRKRREVLREQLGQEWVQGRLNEEELRMQLSLLSLPAASPASCLVIRWPEASMPNTILKEGDRQLYLYAVKNIVEELIGTSEALVFRNGSDLIVGISWSRLTPELLMKIEEAAKENLGVTLHTAAEDVGVEMELLEAYNLCKECIYQEASLSPLVRRARQYLQEHYHNHALTLELVASELGVSPVYLSRMLKKELGESFIALLTGIRIHKAIQLLNSSSLAMHEIADHIGYESQHYFSTAFKKVIGISPNKYRKGEAFV, from the coding sequence ATGAATAAACCATATCAAGTATTGATTGCGGATGATGAACCTATCATTCGTGAAGGCATCAGCGAGTCGGTAGACTGGGCTTCTCTGGGCATGGAAGTCATCGGACTCGCCGAAGACGGAGCGGAAGCACTGGAGCTTGTACTAGAACGGGGAGCTGATCTTGTGCTCGTCGATATGAATATGCCGATTATGAATGGCATTTCATTCATTCAGGCACTTCGAGAGCAGAAGCAGGAATGCAGATGCATTATCATTACAGGGTATGATGAATTCAGCTATGCGCAGCAAGCGATTCGGCTGGGTGTGGAGGAATATATATTGAAGCCGGTTGAAACGGATGAGCTGATGAGTGTGCTGCAGCGAATCAAGGCTTCACTCGATGAGGAGCAGCTGGAGAAGGAAAAACAGGCATCTGCCAGGGAGCATCTCCGCAAGAGAAGGGAGGTACTGCGAGAGCAGCTGGGACAGGAATGGGTACAAGGCAGACTGAACGAAGAGGAGCTTAGGATGCAGCTCAGTCTGCTCTCTCTTCCTGCAGCTTCTCCCGCAAGCTGTCTCGTGATCCGCTGGCCAGAGGCAAGCATGCCGAATACGATCTTGAAGGAAGGCGATCGCCAGCTGTATCTGTATGCGGTCAAGAACATTGTTGAAGAGCTGATCGGCACCTCGGAAGCGCTTGTGTTCAGAAATGGATCTGATCTGATCGTAGGGATCAGCTGGAGCAGGCTCACACCAGAACTGCTCATGAAGATCGAGGAGGCGGCCAAGGAGAATCTGGGTGTCACTCTACACACCGCTGCTGAGGATGTTGGAGTGGAGATGGAGCTTCTAGAGGCATACAACCTGTGCAAGGAATGCATCTATCAGGAGGCTTCGCTATCTCCGCTTGTACGAAGAGCCCGGCAATATTTGCAGGAGCATTATCACAACCACGCTTTGACACTGGAGCTGGTGGCTTCCGAGCTGGGAGTTTCACCCGTGTATTTGAGCCGCATGCTGAAGAAGGAGCTCGGGGAGTCATTTATTGCCCTGCTGACCGGAATTCGGATTCACAAAGCGATACAGCTGCTGAATAGCAGCAGTCTTGCCATGCACGAGATTGCGGATCATATCGGATATGAGAGTCAGCACTATTTCAGCACTGCATTCAAAAAGGTCATCGGCATTTCCCCGAACAAATATCGTAAGGGCGAAGCCTTTGTTTAG
- a CDS encoding peptidylprolyl isomerase, whose amino-acid sequence MLFRSKGFKFLLLLTTLVVILAGCGKDTAENDELEFGGIGVPDPEKSHPVATIELSNGKQIVMELYPEVAPNTVNNFISLANSGFYDGTIFHRVIPNFMIQGGDPEGTGTGGPGYSIKGEFTSNGVKNHLLHVRGVVSMARSNDLDSAGSQFFIVQADSEHLDNTYAAFAKVTEGMDVVDEIANLERDQNDRPTDPPVMTKVTVDTLGVEYPEPEKIQ is encoded by the coding sequence ATGTTGTTCAGATCCAAAGGCTTCAAATTCCTCTTGCTCCTGACTACGCTTGTCGTTATTCTGGCAGGGTGTGGAAAGGATACTGCAGAGAATGACGAGCTTGAGTTTGGAGGGATTGGTGTTCCTGACCCTGAGAAGTCTCATCCGGTTGCTACCATTGAGCTGTCCAATGGCAAGCAGATCGTAATGGAACTCTACCCTGAAGTTGCGCCAAATACGGTGAACAATTTCATATCCCTTGCCAACAGCGGCTTTTATGATGGAACGATCTTTCACCGGGTTATCCCGAACTTTATGATACAGGGCGGCGATCCAGAAGGAACAGGGACCGGCGGTCCTGGTTACAGCATTAAGGGCGAGTTTACCAGCAACGGGGTGAAGAATCATCTGCTGCATGTTCGCGGTGTCGTATCCATGGCACGATCCAATGACCTTGATTCGGCTGGGTCCCAATTTTTTATCGTACAAGCCGATTCAGAGCATCTAGACAATACTTATGCTGCCTTTGCTAAAGTGACTGAAGGCATGGACGTTGTTGATGAAATAGCCAATCTTGAAAGAGATCAGAACGACCGTCCGACTGATCCGCCCGTGATGACCAAGGTTACTGTTGACACACTGGGTGTTGAATATCCAGAACCGGAGAAAATTCAATAG
- the chvE gene encoding multiple monosaccharide ABC transporter substrate-binding protein, with product MKKALTYLLLFVLVISLSACNLEETTGGSESQGYVGIAMPTKSAERWVADGNNMVKLFEEKGFKTDLQYAEDVVENQIAQIENMITKGVDVIVIASVDGNTLTDVISKAHDQGIRVIAYDRLIRNTEHLSYYATFDNFQVGVLQGSYIEEKLGLKEGKGPFNIELFGGSPDDNNAYFFFDGAMSVLQPYIDSGQLVIRSKQNSMSQIATLRWDGAEAQKRMDNLISAHYSNERIDAILAPADSLSLGIISSLKGVGYGSSNNPMPVITGQDAELSSIKSIVRGEQTQTVFKDTRQLAERTVAMVESVLSGTEAEVNDTESYDNGKMVVPSYLLEPVSVDATNLEEVVIDSGYYTKDEVGLE from the coding sequence ATGAAGAAAGCACTAACCTATCTTCTTCTCTTCGTGCTCGTTATCTCTTTGAGTGCATGTAATCTTGAGGAGACGACAGGCGGCAGCGAAAGTCAGGGCTATGTCGGCATCGCCATGCCAACGAAATCGGCGGAGAGATGGGTAGCCGACGGGAATAACATGGTGAAGCTGTTTGAAGAGAAAGGCTTCAAGACCGATCTGCAATATGCGGAGGATGTAGTCGAGAATCAGATTGCACAGATCGAGAACATGATTACGAAAGGCGTGGATGTGATCGTGATTGCATCCGTTGACGGAAATACATTAACCGATGTCATCAGCAAGGCTCATGACCAAGGCATTCGTGTCATTGCTTATGACCGATTGATTCGTAATACAGAGCATCTGTCCTATTATGCTACATTTGATAATTTCCAAGTCGGTGTTCTTCAAGGCTCTTATATAGAGGAGAAGCTGGGCCTCAAGGAAGGCAAGGGACCGTTTAATATCGAGCTGTTTGGCGGATCACCAGATGATAACAATGCTTACTTCTTCTTTGACGGCGCTATGTCTGTTCTACAGCCGTATATTGACTCCGGTCAGCTCGTTATACGAAGCAAACAGAATTCAATGAGTCAAATCGCTACGCTCAGATGGGATGGTGCGGAAGCGCAGAAGCGGATGGATAATTTGATCAGTGCGCATTACTCAAATGAGCGGATTGATGCAATTCTTGCTCCTGCTGATTCGTTAAGTCTGGGCATCATTTCTTCTCTGAAGGGTGTAGGGTATGGAAGCTCTAACAATCCGATGCCTGTAATTACTGGACAGGATGCAGAGCTCTCCTCCATCAAATCCATCGTCAGAGGAGAACAGACACAAACTGTATTTAAGGATACGCGTCAGCTGGCGGAGCGAACGGTTGCCATGGTTGAAAGCGTTCTCTCTGGGACCGAAGCAGAAGTGAATGATACGGAGAGCTACGATAATGGAAAAATGGTTGTGCCGTCCTACCTGCTTGAACCAGTATCTGTGGATGCGACGAATCTGGAGGAAGTTGTAATTGATTCCGGATACTACACCAAAGACGAAGTTGGGCTGGAATAG
- a CDS encoding cache domain-containing sensor histidine kinase, which translates to MRNNERGSGRLWKRLKFSQMPLRYQLSILFVLIGIVPALGLGLIVNWTVDRIVERQVEDNTLQLIGKVNQSLDKSIENLQNITYLTEFDEDVQQFIDGTPEVRERVKSSGSVQAFLQGFTTLHPDIAGILIINNEGEYISNEMYAVDDTDLTQESWYQAAVDQKGIFTVIGHPGERRVTTHVNYTPDEVVSVSRALVDPETRETRGVILIDLKLFSISGIARDVTLGKDGYLMIQDQDGNKIFAPDQSIITQLESSWFEDAAYGTFTKQVGDQNFQFQYQTSSYTGWRTIGVFNTGDSAIAVREIHFYVICYLFIVCMFGLTAAYVLSQSISRPIHHLMSLMQKAEKGDMTLRNLGNRGDEVGMLGVSFNRMLQEIKKLMAMNRRKEKQKQAAELRSLTAHIKPHFLYNTLDTIHWMARKQGAEDVSEMVKSLSRLFRIGLSKGSSMIPVSEEIDHITSYLQIQKTRYRDRLNCQIELQEGVRRFYVVKLIMQPIVENAIYHGIKARRGAGNIRIQVEQQTDYLLMTITDNGAGMDEERLQQLREKLANPLITIDKQHEEKESPKSYGLLNVQARIQLAFGTDYGVQLDSTLGEGTTVTIKHPLLTEPQVMADHEQEEEL; encoded by the coding sequence ATGCGAAATAATGAGCGCGGATCTGGAAGGTTATGGAAGCGCCTTAAGTTCAGTCAAATGCCGCTGCGTTATCAGCTCTCCATTCTTTTTGTATTGATTGGTATCGTGCCTGCACTGGGTCTTGGATTAATCGTCAATTGGACCGTGGATCGAATTGTGGAAAGGCAGGTCGAAGACAATACACTCCAGCTGATTGGTAAAGTGAATCAGTCGCTCGACAAGTCCATTGAAAATCTGCAGAACATTACCTATCTCACCGAATTTGATGAGGATGTTCAGCAGTTTATTGATGGTACTCCCGAGGTAAGAGAGCGGGTGAAGAGCTCTGGAAGTGTTCAAGCTTTTTTACAGGGATTTACAACACTTCATCCCGATATTGCAGGGATCTTAATCATTAATAATGAAGGGGAATATATAAGCAACGAAATGTATGCTGTAGATGATACAGATCTCACACAAGAGAGCTGGTATCAGGCTGCCGTGGATCAGAAAGGGATCTTTACGGTCATCGGGCACCCTGGAGAGCGGAGAGTAACTACCCATGTGAACTATACGCCGGATGAAGTCGTGTCTGTATCCAGAGCTTTGGTTGATCCGGAGACTCGGGAAACGCGAGGCGTTATTTTGATCGACCTGAAGCTGTTCTCGATCTCAGGCATTGCAAGGGACGTCACGTTAGGTAAAGATGGATATTTAATGATTCAGGATCAGGATGGGAATAAAATCTTCGCACCGGATCAGTCCATTATTACTCAGTTGGAGAGCTCCTGGTTTGAAGATGCCGCCTATGGAACCTTTACAAAACAAGTCGGAGATCAGAACTTTCAGTTTCAATACCAGACCTCTTCTTACACTGGCTGGCGTACTATCGGGGTGTTCAATACAGGTGATTCAGCAATTGCTGTTAGAGAAATTCATTTTTATGTGATTTGCTATTTGTTTATTGTTTGCATGTTTGGACTAACGGCGGCTTATGTCCTGTCACAATCCATCTCAAGGCCGATTCATCACTTGATGAGCTTGATGCAGAAGGCCGAAAAAGGCGACATGACACTGCGTAATCTCGGTAACCGTGGAGATGAGGTCGGAATGCTCGGTGTCAGCTTTAACCGAATGCTGCAGGAGATCAAGAAGCTGATGGCTATGAACCGGAGAAAAGAAAAACAGAAGCAGGCAGCTGAGCTGCGCAGTCTTACCGCTCACATCAAGCCGCACTTTTTGTATAACACACTGGATACCATCCACTGGATGGCACGCAAGCAGGGGGCGGAAGATGTATCCGAAATGGTGAAATCGTTATCCCGATTGTTTAGAATCGGGCTCAGTAAGGGCAGCAGCATGATTCCGGTGTCCGAAGAGATAGATCATATCACCAGCTATTTGCAGATTCAGAAGACCCGTTATCGGGACCGGCTGAACTGCCAGATCGAGCTGCAGGAGGGGGTCAGAAGATTCTATGTCGTCAAGCTGATCATGCAGCCGATCGTTGAGAATGCGATCTATCATGGGATCAAGGCCAGGCGCGGTGCAGGCAACATTCGAATTCAGGTGGAACAGCAAACCGACTATCTTCTGATGACGATCACAGATAATGGGGCGGGCATGGATGAGGAGCGGCTTCAGCAGCTGAGGGAGAAGCTTGCCAATCCATTGATCACCATAGATAAGCAGCATGAAGAGAAGGAGTCACCGAAGAGCTATGGCCTGTTAAATGTGCAGGCCCGAATTCAGCTCGCATTCGGAACAGATTACGGCGTGCAGCTGGACAGCACGCTGGGGGAAGGCACAACGGTCACGATTAAGCATCCTTTGTTGACCGAGCCTCAAGTCATGGCTGACCACGAACAGGAGGAGGAGCTATGA
- a CDS encoding nitroreductase, protein MNHHEESKNLFQSRKSHRKFDKSKPIPQATLENILTDALRAPSWANTQPWEVFIATGGTLEAVREAYLAAFDRSEPYNTDVPVPKEWPEYMQERSIRNSIHMFECMGINREDEKARELNRRNNISFFDGTALVIICQERSLTDWSTMDLGTFAGYLVLAAEHHHVQSVPAFNSIAYPQILREKLSIPDHLIIRSGVVLGYAVDDSPYNEHTSDREALHQMVHFLN, encoded by the coding sequence GTGAACCATCATGAAGAGAGTAAGAACCTGTTCCAGAGCCGAAAGTCTCACCGTAAATTTGACAAGAGCAAGCCTATTCCGCAGGCGACCCTTGAGAATATATTAACAGATGCACTGCGTGCACCATCCTGGGCGAATACCCAGCCTTGGGAGGTATTTATTGCTACAGGCGGCACCTTAGAAGCGGTCAGAGAGGCCTATTTAGCTGCGTTTGATCGTTCAGAGCCATACAATACGGATGTTCCTGTTCCGAAGGAATGGCCTGAATATATGCAGGAGCGCAGCATCCGTAACAGCATACATATGTTTGAGTGTATGGGGATCAATCGTGAGGATGAGAAGGCAAGAGAGCTGAATCGACGCAATAACATTTCGTTCTTTGATGGAACAGCCCTGGTTATTATTTGTCAGGAGCGATCGCTTACGGATTGGTCGACCATGGATCTGGGCACCTTCGCCGGATATCTTGTGCTGGCCGCTGAGCATCATCATGTGCAGAGTGTTCCTGCCTTTAATTCGATTGCTTATCCCCAAATACTTAGAGAGAAGCTGTCGATTCCGGATCATCTGATTATCCGCTCTGGTGTTGTTCTTGGCTATGCTGTCGACGACAGTCCCTATAATGAGCATACATCAGATAGAGAAGCGCTTCACCAAATGGTACATTTCTTAAACTAG
- a CDS encoding substrate-binding domain-containing protein: MKKMMLIYALLIFAFLVYIFQYMTEDVDNRGAAGEGLRGDISERYVMVTFQSGSEYWKSVLKGFEDAADALNVSIEYRGATEYDLQEQIMVLDQVIAKKPAGIAISAIDTNGLDGVIDRAIEENIPVVLFDSGAPNSKAYSFLATNNYNAGATAAAQMAKLAGREGQVAIVTVPGQHNHTERIQGFKDTLESTYPMMKVVDTVNGKGNAEDAEQVTSALLEKYPDLAGVFVTEAASGVGVAEAVQQHGDPVQIVSFDTNKATLDLIKEGAIAASIAQGTWNMGYWSLQYLFHLHHDLTIPAPSATDDVSPVPVQVDTGINVVTKQNVEQYYAK, from the coding sequence TTGAAGAAGATGATGCTGATCTATGCGCTTTTAATATTCGCTTTTTTGGTTTATATATTTCAATATATGACAGAGGACGTGGACAATAGAGGAGCTGCGGGTGAAGGTCTGAGAGGAGATATCTCGGAGCGTTATGTGATGGTCACTTTCCAATCTGGCTCTGAGTACTGGAAGAGCGTGCTTAAGGGCTTTGAGGATGCGGCTGACGCTTTGAACGTGTCCATTGAATATAGAGGAGCAACGGAGTACGACCTGCAGGAGCAGATTATGGTACTGGACCAGGTGATTGCGAAGAAACCGGCAGGCATCGCCATCTCTGCGATTGACACGAATGGACTCGATGGTGTTATCGACCGCGCGATTGAGGAGAACATTCCGGTCGTGCTGTTTGACTCAGGTGCACCGAATAGCAAAGCTTACTCCTTCCTGGCAACGAATAATTACAACGCTGGGGCAACCGCAGCAGCTCAGATGGCGAAGCTGGCAGGAAGAGAGGGACAGGTAGCGATCGTTACTGTACCTGGACAGCACAATCATACAGAGCGGATTCAAGGATTCAAGGATACGCTGGAGAGCACCTATCCGATGATGAAAGTGGTCGATACGGTTAATGGAAAAGGAAATGCAGAGGATGCGGAACAAGTGACTTCGGCACTGCTTGAGAAGTATCCGGATCTTGCCGGAGTATTCGTCACCGAAGCAGCAAGTGGTGTCGGTGTCGCTGAAGCGGTTCAGCAGCATGGGGATCCGGTTCAAATTGTGAGCTTTGATACGAACAAAGCCACACTTGATTTGATCAAGGAAGGTGCTATTGCGGCAAGCATTGCACAGGGAACATGGAATATGGGGTACTGGTCCTTACAATATTTGTTCCATCTTCACCATGATCTGACGATTCCGGCGCCTTCTGCGACAGACGATGTGTCACCGGTTCCAGTCCAGGTCGATACAGGAATTAATGTAGTTACCAAACAGAATGTGGAGCAGTATTATGCGAAATAA
- a CDS encoding sensor histidine kinase, with protein MKIGPRVSAAIILCLLGVLFILPQAVLHAQEKDIQKLSRDMLWFNDSVNLSYEELMEGNYKWTAIDDSYFADEMDPSTVHAAWTRIKLPADLDERSGLLLEYIYGQQIDIYIDGERVIGQSNNYPFDRNHILLSLDQEDAGKVVYIWTHSSDRTVGLSEDAWTGSYIDLSGMYLRDGLSSVLIGGILLLLAVLIAVTCLFMTRVNTRQWSSMMGVIICFGLAVLLYSPTLYTLYPDYSEILVTGFEAALILLLPLLAYCFEQMIGPGPGGLINKLWKSMLVYIAFCMLVRVVNALTGDVIYAFYEFLTRPVFGVVFIVELILLTYFAILEALKGNRKAYLLSCGSGIFTVAAVVEWILYYTLNWYDFWMIKWGMLAFTVTLVIIKTNPLWGKHEQVELYTKELEVFNNELQRSEKIKIISELAASVAHEVRNPLQVTRGFLQLMSKQENLRNRRYVSIAIEELDRASEIINDFLTFAKPEFDQIRLINLAEEFNHIEGVLIPMANLEGCVITMDVPENLWVRGNTSKFKQAFINILKNSIEAIQGSGEVRVKAYSRGKEIFIHVQDTGIGMNEQELMRLGEPYFSNKTKGTGLGMMVTFRIIEAMDGSIEYSSEKGIGTEAVIRFPSGT; from the coding sequence ATGAAGATCGGGCCCAGAGTATCGGCGGCTATCATCTTGTGTTTACTAGGGGTACTCTTCATCCTGCCGCAAGCAGTCTTGCACGCACAGGAGAAGGATATACAGAAATTGTCGCGGGACATGCTCTGGTTTAATGACAGTGTCAACCTCAGCTATGAGGAGCTGATGGAGGGGAATTATAAGTGGACAGCGATTGATGACAGCTATTTTGCTGATGAGATGGATCCATCTACGGTTCATGCCGCATGGACCAGAATCAAGCTGCCAGCCGATCTAGATGAGAGATCGGGACTTCTGCTTGAATATATTTATGGACAGCAAATTGATATCTATATAGACGGAGAACGTGTAATAGGACAATCCAATAATTATCCGTTTGATCGGAATCATATTCTGTTGTCTCTCGATCAAGAGGATGCAGGCAAAGTCGTGTACATCTGGACACACAGCAGTGATAGAACAGTAGGCTTGAGCGAGGACGCATGGACAGGGTCTTATATAGACTTAAGCGGCATGTATCTTAGAGATGGTTTATCGTCGGTCCTGATAGGTGGTATCCTGCTTCTGCTTGCCGTCCTTATTGCGGTAACCTGTTTATTTATGACCCGGGTGAATACAAGACAGTGGTCCTCAATGATGGGGGTCATTATCTGCTTCGGGCTGGCTGTCTTGCTGTATTCGCCGACTTTATATACGTTGTACCCTGATTACAGCGAGATTCTGGTTACAGGCTTCGAAGCGGCTTTGATTCTGCTGCTGCCGCTCTTGGCCTATTGTTTTGAACAGATGATCGGACCTGGACCAGGCGGATTAATCAATAAACTGTGGAAATCGATGCTGGTATACATCGCATTCTGCATGCTGGTTAGAGTCGTCAATGCATTAACGGGGGATGTCATCTATGCGTTTTATGAATTCCTGACCCGGCCTGTGTTCGGCGTTGTATTTATTGTAGAGCTTATTCTGCTGACCTATTTTGCCATCCTGGAGGCACTTAAGGGGAACCGTAAAGCCTATTTGCTATCATGCGGTTCTGGAATATTTACAGTCGCTGCCGTTGTCGAATGGATTCTATATTACACCTTGAATTGGTATGACTTCTGGATGATCAAGTGGGGGATGCTTGCATTTACCGTCACTCTAGTGATCATCAAGACCAATCCCTTGTGGGGTAAGCATGAGCAAGTAGAGCTGTATACGAAAGAGCTTGAAGTATTTAATAATGAGCTGCAGCGCTCGGAAAAGATCAAGATTATAAGTGAATTAGCGGCTTCTGTCGCACATGAGGTGCGTAATCCCCTTCAGGTAACCCGCGGATTTCTGCAGCTGATGAGCAAGCAGGAGAATTTGAGGAATCGAAGATATGTCAGCATCGCGATTGAGGAGCTCGATCGGGCATCCGAGATTATTAATGATTTTCTGACCTTTGCCAAGCCGGAATTTGATCAGATCAGGCTTATTAATCTGGCGGAAGAATTCAATCACATCGAAGGTGTGCTGATTCCGATGGCCAATCTGGAGGGCTGTGTCATTACGATGGATGTACCTGAGAACCTGTGGGTTCGGGGAAACACCTCCAAGTTTAAGCAAGCATTTATTAATATTCTCAAGAACAGCATAGAGGCAATTCAGGGCAGCGGCGAGGTTAGAGTCAAGGCTTATTCGAGAGGCAAGGAAATTTTTATTCATGTACAGGATACCGGAATAGGGATGAATGAGCAGGAGCTCATGAGACTCGGTGAACCTTATTTCTCCAATAAAACGAAGGGTACGGGGCTCGGCATGATGGTGACATTCCGGATTATTGAGGCTATGGATGGAAGTATAGAATATAGCAGCGAGAAGGGGATTGGAACGGAGGCTGTTATTCGTTTTCCTTCGGGTACTTGA